The genomic interval CCAAGGAATTCCGGCTTCTGGCGACCCTGATGCGACGCCCGGGTCGGGTCATGAGCCGCCAATTCCTGCTCGATGAGGCATGGGGAACCGATATCACGGTCACCGAGCGCACGATCGATACCCATCTGAAGCGTCTACGAGAGAAGCTCGGCCCGGCCGGCGAGCTGATCGAAACCGTTCGAGGTGTCGGCTACAGATTCTCGGACGGGTAGGATTGCCTCCGTCATGAGGCCGATGTTCGGGAAGGTCGCAGCGCTCCTCGTGGGCTGGGTCGCCGTCACCCTGACGATGACCGCCGTCCTGCTCGAGCCCGTATCCGAGAAGGGGGAAGTGGCGGGGGCCCTTTCCTCCGCCTTGTTGTGGGCGGGGTTGGCCGGCGTTGTGCTCGCCCTCGTCGTCGCCTTCGGAGTCATGCGCATCCTGGGTGGCACGCTGGACGAACTCCGCGATGCCCTGCACCGGCTGGCGGAGGGCACGCTCCGTCAACGGCTTCCCTGGCACGGTCGAGATTCTCTTGGCGAGATCGCCCGCTCTGTCCAGCGGATCGCAGAGCAGAATCGCGGCGCCGTCGTCGAAGTGACCTCGGAGAAGGAGCGCCTCCAGGCCATGCTCCAAGGCATGGTGGAGGGCGTCCTGGTCCTCGATCCCGAGGGTCGGGTGGTGCTCGCCAACCCCCGCCTTCGGGAATTCTTCGATGTCTGGGGAGAGGTCGAGGGTCGCAGCCTGTTGGAGTTGATCCGCCGCGACGATCTGGTGACCGCACTCGATGCCGCATCGGCGAGTTCCAGTCCGGTAACCCGGGATTTCACCGTCGATGGCGCAGACGAGCGACTTCTGCAGATGCATGCGGTTCGTTTTCCAAGTGAAGGAGCCATGTTGGGGACGGTTGCGGTCTTCCACGATCTTTCCGAAGTCCGCCGGCTCGAACGGGTTCGGCAGGAGTTCGTGGCCAACGTCTCTCACGAGCTGAAGACGCCGCTGACAGCGATTCAGGGCTTTGCCGAGACCCTGCAACACGAAGGTCTCGATGCGGCGCAACGCACCCAATACACCGAGGTCATTCTCCGTCACTCGAATCGCCTGTCCGCGCTGATCGAGGATCTGCTCGAGCTCTCACGAATCGAGGGAGGACGGCAGCTATCCGAGCGGAGCGAAGTCCCGGTCGCCGAAGTGGCACGGGCGTTGCTGCAGGACCTGAAGCCACGCTTCGACGCCAATGATCTCCACGCCAGGATCGAGGCCGAGACAGAGCCCATCGCCCTGGCCGACCGCCGTGCGGTCGAGCAGATCCTGCTCAACCTCCTGGACAACGCCATCAAGTACAGCGAGCCGGGGGGGACGGTCGTAGTCGAGGTCGGTGAGTCCCAGGGGCGCGTCCAACTTGCCGTGCGTGACTCCGGCATGGGGATCCCGGCGGAGGATCTCGGGCGGATCTTCGAGCGTTTCTACCGGGTCGACAAGGCGCGCTCCCGAGACCTCGGCGGAACCGGGCTCGGGCTCTCCATCGTGAAGCACCTCGCCCAGGCCATGGACGGCGACGTGGACGTCGAGGCCGAAGAGGGTGTGGGCAGCACCTTTCGCGTCAGTCTGGCCCTCCTGGACGCGCCGCTCGACAACGTCACTCCTTCGTAACACGTTCGTCACCAAGCGCCCGGATGGGCTGGTAGCGTGCGCCCGACTTCATCTACCTGGAAGTCGGAGAAGGAGGAATTCCGTGAAGAGTCTGTTCTGGTCGGTTCTCGGGGTTGTCGCGGTGGCTTCAGTCGCAGGGGTACCCGCAGGGGCCGAAGAGCCCGTCGTCGGGGAGGTCCTCGAGATCCTCCGTGAGCGCGGCCTCATCGATGAGGCCAAGCACGCCGAGCTGGTCTCGAAGAACCAGGCCTACGAAGAAGAGAATCAGGGCCTGCTCGGCCGCATCGAGTGGAGCGGAGACTTCCGCGCCCGCCTCGAGAATTTCTGGTACGACCGGGATGATACGGGCAGTAATCGGGCCAATCGGGCCCGGGGCCGGTATCGGCTGCGGATCAGCGGCAAGGCGAAGGTCAACGACTACACCAAGGTCATCTTTCGTCTTGCATCCGGTACGGGGGACATTCGCAGCACCAACAAGACCTTCGGTAGCGGAAACGATTTCGACAAGGATGCCATCTTCATCGATCGCGCCTTCGTCGAGTTCAAGGCCCCGAAGTCCTGGCTAGGCGAGTCCACTGGCGTGAAGGCGATCGTCGGTAAGACGAAGAATCCCTTCCTGTGGAAGAACGGCAAGGACTACATGCTGTGGGATCACGACATCAACCCGGAGGGCGGGGCGGTGATGGTCGATCATCGTTTTTCCGATGCCATGCGGGCCTACGTGACGGGCGGCTTCTACGTGATCGACGAGAACTCCACCTCTGAGGATCCGCACATGACCGGCTTCCAGGGAGGTGTCGATTTCTCCCCGAGCGAGCTGGTCGATTTCGGGGCACGGGGGAGCTTCTACAGCTTCGCCTCCCTGAATCCCGCTTTCCTGGCTCGCAGCACGGCGCAGGGTGCGGTCACCGACGACGATTTCCGGGTTTTCGAACTCGCTGGCTACGCACGCTATCGGGGCATCGAGGATTGGCCGGTCCTGCTCTTCGGACACTACGCGCGGAACCTGGATGCTGGAACCGTTTCCAGCTTCACCGGAAGCGACGAGGACACGGGCTGGGGCGTGGGCGTCGAGGTCGGCGACAAGAAGAAGTACCTGAAGCTCGGCTTTGGCTACTACGCGGTCGAGGCGAATTTCTTTCCGGCCCAGTTCACGGATAGCGACCTCTTCGATGGTCGCACCAACCGCAAGGGTTTCACGGTCTACGGCTCCAGGCAGATCCTGCCCGGAACCGATCTGAACATCACCCTGTTTCACAGCAACGAGCTTCGTAGTGGTCTGCCGGTGTTCGCCACTTCGGTCCGGAACGCGGATCGGCTGCGGCTCCAGACCGACATCGTCGTGAAGTTCTAACGGCACCTGGACGCGTATTCGCGGGACGCATGCCCCTGCGCTCCGCCCGGACTTCACCTCGCACTTTCGGGGTGGGGCCCTTTCGTCGTCGAATCCTCCCGGCCGAACGTCACAGGAACGCCACGGAACAAAACCCCCGCTTCGATGTCATCGTTTCGTCATTCAGGCGTCACAGGTTGGTCAGGCGGAGTGCATAGGGTTCGGTCGGAACGACAACCATGATTGGAGAAACTCACGTGACGTTTCGGACCGCATTCCTGGCTCTAGCGGCCTCGGCCGCGCTACTGACCGCCGGCACAGCCCAGGCCCGCGATCAGCTTCGCATCGTCGGATCCTCGACGGTCTTTCCGTTCTCGACGGCTGTGGCTGAACAGTTCGGCAAGACCACTTCCTTCAAGACACCGGTCGTCGAGAGCACTGGCTCCGGCGGCGGGCTGAAGCTCTTCTGCTCCGGTGTCGGCACCGGCCATCCCGACATCACCAACGCGTCGCGTCGGATCAAGGCTTCCGAGGTCGGGAACTGCGCCGCCAACGGAGTCACGGACATCGTCGAGGTCAAGGTCGGCTTCGACGGCATCGTGCTCGCCAACTCCAAGAAATCGTCTCGCTACATGCTGACGAAGGAACATGTATTTCGTGCGCTGGCCAAGCAGGTGCCGGTGGACGGCAAGCTCGTCGACAACCCGTACACGAACTGGGTCGACATCGACGCCTCCCTGCCGGCCGTGAAGATCGAGGTCCTCGGCCCGCCGCCTACCTCGGGGACGAGGGATGCGTTCGTGGAACTCGCGATGGAAGGCGGCGCCAAGCAGATTCCGATGCTTGCGGAGCTGAAGGGCAAAGACAAGAAGGCGTTCAAGGCCGTGGCCCACGCCATCCGTGAGGACGGGGCCTACGTCGAAGCGGGCGAGAACGACAACCTGATCGTTCAGAAGCTCGGCGCCAACCCGGACGCGCTCGGGATCTTCGGGTTTTCCTTTCTCGATCAGAATGCAGACAAGATTCAGGGCAGCCTCGTCGGAGGTGTCGAGCCCACATTCGAGAACATCGCGGGCGGCCAGTACGGGGTCTCGCGCTCGCTCTACTTCTACGTGAAGAAGGCCCACGTGGGTGTCGTGCCGGGCATCCAGGAGTACGTCGCTGAGTTCACCAGCGAACGAGCAGCTGGCGATGAGGGATACCTGGCGGACAAGGGCCTGATCCCACTGCCCGACGCAGAACGCAAACTGGTTCGAGAGGCGGCCCGGGGCCTTTCGCTCTTGAGCCTGAACTAACCAACCATTCGTCGAAGGGCGCTCCTCCTGTCCCGGAGGAGCGCCCTTGCTGGCTACCATGTTTCTCCCCCTCTTCCTCAGCCTCGTCGCAATGATGGTGGTCGCATTCGTGCTCGGCCGAAGCCGGGCGCTCGCGCTGGTTTCGGGAGACGCCCGAAGCCTGCATTCGCGTCCCACCTACTACGGGCAATGGGTTGCGCTCTGCGCCGGGGTTCCCGCACTGGCGCTTCTTCTCGCCTGGATGGCTCTCGAGCCTTCCGTCGTTCGTTGGCAGGTCGTCGATCACGCGGGTTCGGCGGTGGCTGGCCTACCCGCTGAGCGCGTGGCTCTCTTCGTTCAGGACGCCACGGCGCTGGCGAAGGGCGAGGTGACCAGCAGCCAGCCAACTCCTGAGCTTCGTGCTGCCGCCGATCGGGTGGTGGCGGTGACGCGTACGGGCCGAATCGCGTTGGCCGCATTGATGGGCACTCTTGCCCTGGGTGGGTTGGCATGGGCCCGATTTCGGATCAGCCCCGGCCTTCGCGCGCGCAACCGGGTCGAGCGAATCGTCCGGGCAGCACTCGCCGCCAGCTCGGGAGTGGCGATCCTGGCAACGATCGGGATCGTACTTTCACTGATCTTCGAGGCCTGGCGCTTCTTTGAAATCGTTCCACTACACGAGTTCCTCTTCGGGCTCGAGTGGAGCCCGCAGACCGCGATACGAGCGGACCAGATCGGCTCCTCCGGTACCTTCGGCGCCGTACCGGTATTTGCCGGCACCCTGTTGATCACTGCGATCGCGATGAGTGTGGCTGTTCCCATCGGCCTGCTCGCTGCGATCTACCTGTCGGACTACGCGTCGCCTCGCGTTCGCGCGCTGGCCAAGCCAATGCTGGAGATCCTCGCCGGGATCCCGACGGTCGTCTACGGATTCTTCGCTGCTCTTTCTGTCGGGCCGTTGATCCGGGGATTCGGTGAGAGCATGGGTTGGAGTGCCAGCTCCGAGAGTGCCCTGGCTGCGGGTCTCGTGATGGGGGTGATGATCATTCCGTTCATATCGTCGCTTTCCGACGATGTGATCAACGCCGTTCCGCAGAGCCTACGTGAGGCGTCCCTGGGTCTCGGGGCCACGCCGGCCGAAACGATTCGGCAGGTGGTGTTGCCGGCGGCTCTGCCGGGCATCGTCGGCGCCGTGCTACTGGCCGTGTCTCGTGCGATCGGTGAGACGATGATCGTCGTCATGGCAGCGGGCCTCGCAGCGAATCTCACGGCCAATCCGTTCGAAGCGGTAACAACCGTGACGGTTCAGATCGTGACGTTGCTGGTCGGCGACCAGGAATTCGATTCCGCAAAGACATTGGCCGCGTTCGCGTTGGGTCTGGCGCTCTTCCTGGTGACCCTGGTGCTGAACGTGATCGCGATGGTGGTCGTGCGGCGCTACCGGGAACAATATGACTGAGAACCTGATGGTGACCGACGAGGCAGCGGCCCGGAGGCTGGCCAAACGCCATGCGGCCGAGCGGCGCTTCCGCATGTACGGAGCGCTCGCGATCTGCCTTGCGCTCTTCGCCCTGCTCGCGCTCCTCGGCAGCATCCTGTGGCGCGGGCTTCCCGCCTTCAATAGCCACGAGGTGCACCTCGACATCCACTTCGATCCTGAGCTGCTGGATCCGCAGGCGACCGGTGATCCGGAAGTGCTCGGCCGAGGCGACTATGGACGCCTGGTCAAGCTGTCACTGCGTGCGGCGTTCGAGGATGTGACGGGGCGCCGCGAGCGTCGCGCGCTTTCGGCACTCGTCAGCAGCGGGGCCGCCTTCGAGTTGCGTGAACGCGTGCTCGCGAACCCGGAGCTGGTCGGGTCTACGACTTCCGTCTGGCTGCCCCTCTCCGATGACGCCGATCTCTTCTTCAAGGGCGGCATCGATGCCTCCGTGGAAGAGGCCGACCGTCGGCTTTCGGATGACCAGCTCTCCTGGCTCGGCACATGGGAAGCTGAGAATCGGGTCGAGCGCCGCTTCGCCAGGCGCTTCTTCGCGTCGGGCGACAGCAGGGAGCCCGAGCTCGCGGGCATCCGGGGCGCGTTCGTGGGATCGCTCTGGACGTTGCTCGTGACCCTTTTGCTCGCGTTCCCCATCGGCGTGTCGGCGGCGATCTACCTCGAGGAGTTCGCGCCGAAGAACCGGCTGACCGATTTCATCGAGGTCAACATCAACAACCTGGCCGCGGTCCCATCGATCGTGTTCGGCCTGCTCGGTCTCGCGGTGCTGCTGAATTTTCTGGGGATGCCGCGTTCCGCGCCTCTGGTCGGTGGTACGGTGCTCGCGTTGATGACCCTGCCGACCGTCATCATCGCCTCTCGCTCGGCGATCATGGCCGTGCCTCCGTCGATTCGTGAAGCCGCTCTGGGAATCGGCGCCTCACCGCTTCAAGTCGTGAGCCACCACGTACTTCCGCTGGCGCTTCCGGGCATTCTCACGGGCACCATCATTGGTATGGCGCGTGCGCTGGGCGAGACGGCTCCGCTGTTGATGATCGGGATGGTGGCCTTCATCGTGGATGTTCCGTCCGGGCCGACGAGCCCAGCGACGGTTCTTCCGGTCCAGATCTTCCTGTGGGCGGACGCGCCGGAACGGGCCTTCGTGGCCAAGACGTCTGCTGCGATTCTGGTCTTGCTAGCCTTTCTCGTCGCCATGAACCTCGTTGCGGTTCTACTCCGCAACCGGTTCGAGCGGCGTTGGTAGGAGATCTGGTGGAAGAGATTGCCAGCGAACCCTCGCGGAGCCCGAGCTACTTGACGAAAATCACGACCCGGGACCTGAACGTCTACTACGGCGAGAAGCAGGCGCTCTTCTCGGTGAACCTGGATATCCACAAGAACCGGGTGACGTCGTTGATTGGACCCTCCGGCTGCGGAAAATCGACCTTCCTGCGCTGCCTGAACCGGATGAACGATGTCATTCCCATCTGCCGGGTCGAGGGGAAGATCACCCTCGACGGCGACGACATCTACAATCCGTCGATCGATCCGGTTCAGCTGCGGGCGCGGATCGGAATGGTCTTCCAGAAGCCCAATCCGTTCCCCAAATCGATCTACGACAATGTGGCCTACGGGCCGAAGATCCACGGGCTGGCTTCCACGCAGGCGGAGCTCGATGAGATCGTCACGACGAGTCTCGAGCGTGCAGGCCTTTTCGATGAGGTGAAGGATCGTCTCGACGAATCCGGTACGAGCCTTTCTGGTGGCCAACAGCAACGTCTGTGCATCGCCCGGGCCATCGCGGTGCAGCCCGACGTGATCCTGATGGACGAGCCCTGTTCGGCCCTCGATCCGATCGCCACCGCGACGATCGAGGAGCTGATGGAGGAGCTCTGCGAGAACTACACCATCGTGATCGTGACGCATTCCATGCAGCAGGCGGCCCGGGTTTCCCAACGCACAGCTTTCTTTCATCTCGGGATCGTCGTCGAAGAAGGTGACACGGCCCAGATCTTCACGGATCCCAAGGACCCGCGGACCCGGGACTACATCACCGGCCGCTTCGGCTAGGAGGAGCAACGATGACCCGAATCGTGGACCCGGTCCTGGATGGCCTGCGTCAACGGATCCTTCGTATGGGCAGCCTCGCGGAGGACATTCTTGCGAAATCAATGGACGCCGTATTGAAGCGCGACGCCGCACTCGCTCGCGAGGTGAAGATCGACGATCTCGAGATCGATCGGCTCGATCTCGAGGTAGACGAGGCCGTCTTGCGTGCCCTCGCCACCCAGGCGCCGGTTGCCGACGATCTGCGCGCTGTGATCGCCATCAAGATGATGGCTACGGATCTGGAGCGGGTAGGAGACCTGGCTCGGAACATCGCCAAGAGCGCCATGCGTCTCTGCGAACACCCCGAGGTGGGGACTCCGGAACGGCTCCGCATTCTGGCGGACGAGGCGCGTCGGCTCCTGCGCAATTCACTCGATTGCTTCAGCTCGCACGATGCGGAGCGTGCCGGCCAAGTGCTCGACGACGACGATCAGGTCGATCGGGATCAGGACGAGGTCATCCAGGCTGCGATTCAGGAGATCGCCGTCCATCCGGAGCTCACTTCCCAGAAGGTCGATTTCATCCTGATCGCCAAGAACCTCGAGCGGGTCGCCGACCACGCCACCAACATTGCCGAGGATGTCATCATGGTCGCCGAGGCGCGAAACGTGAAGCACGCGTCGAAGCTGGCGAACTCTGGCGACTAGAGAAGATAGGTGGCGCCTCGCGTAGGTACCTGTAGGCGACGACGCGGGGCTGGCCGTTCTTCTGCTCCCATACGGGCCTGGAACACCGGCGGAATCTACCACGGCCGCCAGAAGTTCCAGCAACGTGTCGCCTCCGTCACACATTCTCCATGTGGGCTTCCGATGCTCCTGCCTACCTATGAAGAAGAGAGAAGAATCCATGCAACGCGACGACGAAATCGTCCTGAAGCGAAAAGGCGCGGGCTTCGCGCTCGAGGGGCCTGGCTACTATCTCTGGGACGAAGATCCGCGGGAGGTCGTGCGCGCCGCAGCGGAGTTGCGAGACGGCAGTCTGCCCTCTCGACCCACACGGAGAATGCTGGTGCTGCCGTTGGCAGGTCAGGAGCAGCCTCCCTTCTGAAGCACAGGGCCCCCCGGGCGTCCCACGTCCCCGACTTGTAGCCTTTCGACGGGCCGATCATGGCCGCGGGAGAAGCGGGTGGGGGCCAAGCGCATGTCGCCGGATGCGGAGCAGTTCCTCGACCTGATCGGCCCCGCGGTACGCCAGGCTGCTGCCATCGCGCGTGCCCTGGAGGGGCGGGTCGAAAACAACCCCAAGCAGGGTGAGGCGACCGCCGTGAAGGCTGCTCTCACCATGGCGGATACGGCCGTTCAAGAGGCGATCCTGGAGGCCCTGCTCCAACACTTCCCGGAAGTCTCGCTCCAGGCCGAAGAAGACACGCCGTTGGTCTCCGAGTTTCCCACACGGGCACAGGCCGAAATCGTGATCGATCCGATCGACGGGACCCTGCACTCCTACATCGAAGCCCGCGGCCCCTACGCCTGCATCGTCGGTCTCGCTGTGAACGGCCGCTACGAGG from bacterium carries:
- a CDS encoding PAS domain-containing protein is translated as MRPMFGKVAALLVGWVAVTLTMTAVLLEPVSEKGEVAGALSSALLWAGLAGVVLALVVAFGVMRILGGTLDELRDALHRLAEGTLRQRLPWHGRDSLGEIARSVQRIAEQNRGAVVEVTSEKERLQAMLQGMVEGVLVLDPEGRVVLANPRLREFFDVWGEVEGRSLLELIRRDDLVTALDAASASSSPVTRDFTVDGADERLLQMHAVRFPSEGAMLGTVAVFHDLSEVRRLERVRQEFVANVSHELKTPLTAIQGFAETLQHEGLDAAQRTQYTEVILRHSNRLSALIEDLLELSRIEGGRQLSERSEVPVAEVARALLQDLKPRFDANDLHARIEAETEPIALADRRAVEQILLNLLDNAIKYSEPGGTVVVEVGESQGRVQLAVRDSGMGIPAEDLGRIFERFYRVDKARSRDLGGTGLGLSIVKHLAQAMDGDVDVEAEEGVGSTFRVSLALLDAPLDNVTPS
- a CDS encoding PstS family phosphate ABC transporter substrate-binding protein; this encodes MIGETHVTFRTAFLALAASAALLTAGTAQARDQLRIVGSSTVFPFSTAVAEQFGKTTSFKTPVVESTGSGGGLKLFCSGVGTGHPDITNASRRIKASEVGNCAANGVTDIVEVKVGFDGIVLANSKKSSRYMLTKEHVFRALAKQVPVDGKLVDNPYTNWVDIDASLPAVKIEVLGPPPTSGTRDAFVELAMEGGAKQIPMLAELKGKDKKAFKAVAHAIREDGAYVEAGENDNLIVQKLGANPDALGIFGFSFLDQNADKIQGSLVGGVEPTFENIAGGQYGVSRSLYFYVKKAHVGVVPGIQEYVAEFTSERAAGDEGYLADKGLIPLPDAERKLVREAARGLSLLSLN
- the pstC gene encoding phosphate ABC transporter permease subunit PstC; this translates as MFLPLFLSLVAMMVVAFVLGRSRALALVSGDARSLHSRPTYYGQWVALCAGVPALALLLAWMALEPSVVRWQVVDHAGSAVAGLPAERVALFVQDATALAKGEVTSSQPTPELRAAADRVVAVTRTGRIALAALMGTLALGGLAWARFRISPGLRARNRVERIVRAALAASSGVAILATIGIVLSLIFEAWRFFEIVPLHEFLFGLEWSPQTAIRADQIGSSGTFGAVPVFAGTLLITAIAMSVAVPIGLLAAIYLSDYASPRVRALAKPMLEILAGIPTVVYGFFAALSVGPLIRGFGESMGWSASSESALAAGLVMGVMIIPFISSLSDDVINAVPQSLREASLGLGATPAETIRQVVLPAALPGIVGAVLLAVSRAIGETMIVVMAAGLAANLTANPFEAVTTVTVQIVTLLVGDQEFDSAKTLAAFALGLALFLVTLVLNVIAMVVVRRYREQYD
- the pstA gene encoding phosphate ABC transporter permease PstA, giving the protein MTENLMVTDEAAARRLAKRHAAERRFRMYGALAICLALFALLALLGSILWRGLPAFNSHEVHLDIHFDPELLDPQATGDPEVLGRGDYGRLVKLSLRAAFEDVTGRRERRALSALVSSGAAFELRERVLANPELVGSTTSVWLPLSDDADLFFKGGIDASVEEADRRLSDDQLSWLGTWEAENRVERRFARRFFASGDSREPELAGIRGAFVGSLWTLLVTLLLAFPIGVSAAIYLEEFAPKNRLTDFIEVNINNLAAVPSIVFGLLGLAVLLNFLGMPRSAPLVGGTVLALMTLPTVIIASRSAIMAVPPSIREAALGIGASPLQVVSHHVLPLALPGILTGTIIGMARALGETAPLLMIGMVAFIVDVPSGPTSPATVLPVQIFLWADAPERAFVAKTSAAILVLLAFLVAMNLVAVLLRNRFERRW
- a CDS encoding phosphate ABC transporter ATP-binding protein, which produces MVGDLVEEIASEPSRSPSYLTKITTRDLNVYYGEKQALFSVNLDIHKNRVTSLIGPSGCGKSTFLRCLNRMNDVIPICRVEGKITLDGDDIYNPSIDPVQLRARIGMVFQKPNPFPKSIYDNVAYGPKIHGLASTQAELDEIVTTSLERAGLFDEVKDRLDESGTSLSGGQQQRLCIARAIAVQPDVILMDEPCSALDPIATATIEELMEELCENYTIVIVTHSMQQAARVSQRTAFFHLGIVVEEGDTAQIFTDPKDPRTRDYITGRFG
- the phoU gene encoding phosphate signaling complex protein PhoU; protein product: MTRIVDPVLDGLRQRILRMGSLAEDILAKSMDAVLKRDAALAREVKIDDLEIDRLDLEVDEAVLRALATQAPVADDLRAVIAIKMMATDLERVGDLARNIAKSAMRLCEHPEVGTPERLRILADEARRLLRNSLDCFSSHDAERAGQVLDDDDQVDRDQDEVIQAAIQEIAVHPELTSQKVDFILIAKNLERVADHATNIAEDVIMVAEARNVKHASKLANSGD